CTTCCCCATCCCATCGCCAACCCGCTACTCCTTCTAAACACTAGAATATCTCAAGCCCCCTTACCTCCTGCAATTATGCAATTATAGCTCTCAATGTTTTCCTCTTTAGTTCAACATCCCGTTAATCTAAAACTCTAATTTTCCACATTGTggctgttggagatatgccctagaggcaatcatgtgatgatgttattttctatgtatttatgagttattgttattgtccttaaacatcatcactgatatgtatcaataaatacgtgatttgtttgtgagactatgtattctatgatgttgttctaatggtccttggtcattgaggttatgcggacacataacctaaattagcaatgtgaatcagtatgatgactatgtttcacaagtcataggcaaggtgttgccgacttaTAGCAtagactcgacaatgagattgtggagtcggacagacccgcactgagacacaacgagatgattgtcatttgttagtctcaagtacgatgtatatgctagtcctagacctgaggtcatcgcatgagcttgggatgtgaatcggcctacttaggggttgccaaacgctactctgtaactgggtggttataaaaggtagctttcgggtttgttgagaagcatgctgcgagtcatggttgatcaagatgggatttgcccctcctattcggagagatatctctgggccctctcgagtgatcagattcggaaagcatagccatgcgacttgggttaagtgttaactcgttcgggaatctgtatcacaggagcGACAAGAGAGttgagctatccacaaggatgacaagcactcgccttgagctcgacacacatatcgtgaggcaaaaagaatgttgcatatgacacattgtatggttcgtcaatatatcttgtggttactcgggagttggcacgtgctgctaggcgccgctaccaactattgacttgagtcggtgccggtggacgagtaaggtgttactcggaccCGCAGTctgagctcgtagtcgtgtccgactgaccgcgaacctgaagggtcacacgcttaaggggtgggaaccgagttggatcggatccaactcgtatcgggcttagactcctaacgggcctcaagtgttgagcccactagggatgtctatataagtggaggagaccaacccggctagggttacaccagtccagACGTGAGTTATACTCGGCCTCACACCTCCATGCCCAAAACCTTgtgatcggatctagcagtccgccgcacggagttcctccttgtacgtgtggatacctcggaggcgctgcacctgcggcgcttggacgaacttctcgtgggatcggcgagaaGGAGCAGGCCGAACggctactcggcatcgacacgcatcatcgactctacttccgctacgggtctgcgcgtctagtggtaatctcgtgatccattatctacagcattgatccgaaCGAAATCggtagaatttttattttgtgctagcgtagcctaccgcgttccccaacagtggCATATGTTGTGCACTTTGCCAGTGAAGATGCCGATTCGTCTTGGCCTAGAACACATAGCCACATGGATCTAAAAACAAACCTACCCCTAGCAAGTATATGATATCCTTCATTCCTCTCACTCGCTCCATCACCCCTATCCTTGATCGCACCACACTAGCTCAACAAGATGATGTAGAGCCACTTATATGaagcgcccccccccccccccccccccaccaccacaCAAGCACACAAATAACTTTGCCCTTCGATTCTTCCTTGTGGCATCGATCGTTGATGTTGTTGGAGTATCCACCGGTGCATTGTCTAAATTTAATCACCCTTATACTCGTTGCAAACCAATGTAGCTCCTTCCCAACTCCATAACACATCTCATGCTCCTTACCAGCAAATGAGCTCCCTAATCTTTCCTCTATGGTTCAACATTCGGTGAGCCCAAATCTATTCGGCGCCTTGTGGCGTGCTGTCCGCTTTTGTGAGTGAAGAGATGCCGATTTGTCTTAAGATCTAAATGTGAACAAAAACTGACACAAAAATTAGATCACTGAGAATTACCAAAACACCTCGTATGAATCTACATATATACATTGCAAGTCATTAAGTCAAATCATCAACTGGAATCAAACCAAATAAGCGTAACCTATATGATCTCTAGATTGTCTATTGAGACTTGTCATAATCAATTGCTACTTTTACGCCATTTGAGAAAACATAATTAATTTCTGGGAAACATGGTCTTACATTAGAAGAATGACACTAAAAGGGTTTGTAGCAAATCTTGGTTTTAGCTAGAGTTAGCTACTCCGCATTGGGCTCGATTGCCAAAGGGCCAAGGAATGTAAGGACAATATATAGAGATCTGATGTTACTAAACTTCAACTTGATGATGTAATTAAATGTTCGAACGATCAATTGGATCATGTAACTAAATAGTACCTTGGATAAGGAGAACCCTTGATGGGTTTCTGGCCATACTTCCTCCATGCCCATAGATCAGATGGGATCacttctcctccggcgccaCCCCGGCTGCTCGTGGCTGGCGGTGCTGGGATACACACCACCTTCCTCACATCGCTCTTTCTGTGGCATATACATGGAACTCAAAAAAGTAAATACATGAAAGCAGCCTTTAGGCAAATCACTtaatgtacatgcatgcatggtgaatGCATGATGGAATAGTTTGGGCTTTTAAAGACATGAAGACAGAAGCCTGATTTATCAACAGAAGCCTGCAATAATGAATTATTAGTGGGAACTCTGTTTGGATCTTGGATGTTTACTACGGAGTATTTAGTAAACAAATGTACCCCTTTGCCAAAGTCCTCCCTTGGTTTCCTGCAGCTAGGGGAGAAAATATACGAGTAAAAAAATGAccatctagctagctaacaGGTGCATATATATCTGCTAATAAGCATCAAATATCAAGATCCAAAGCGACTAAATTCGCTAATCTAGTCCAGGGTAGAAAATAATCAATGGAAGAAGTACACAGAATTAAACCACAGACAGATGCATGGAAATATATGCATGCAGTAATGGAATTGTGGGGGTGGGGAATTATCAATTATCAAAGAGAGGAAGTCTGTCAGAGCAATGAAGCAAGGAATGTCAAATCAGTCTCTTAATTAGCTATAGGCAGGAGCCTAGCCCAGGACACATATGGATCAAGGATTCAAGGGGAACTCAAACTAATTCGTAAATAGCTAGTAAACCTCTTGATCATCTGAttgtgctgaggagcagcaggTGGCGAGATCCtcatggcgccgtcgtcggcgcccATCACCAAGTCTCCGGCGCCGCAGCACACGTACTGAGCTGACTGCTGGTGAGAGATCTGAACCGCCATcagctgctggtgctggtgcggCTGCAGCCCGtagacggccgccgccgacaggTACGGATCGACGACGACCGTcgatgccgccgcctcgaACATCGCCGCGGCATCATCGATGCCCGTAGAGACCatgatctgctgctgctggtcaGTAGCAGCTAGATACTGGTCAGCTGGCGACCTGtgatgagcagcagcagaagctaGTGGTTGGTGACGACGATGGGTAgtggacgccggcgccgccgttgcATTGCTGGCGCGGGCCACGACGTCGGCGAGGTCGCCCTGCGCATCCTTGTCCTTGATCTCCGTCGGCATCGCATCCATATGGCTCTCTCTGTCTGTGCTTTCTCTCCGTCTCCTTTCTTCCTTCCACTGCTACTAGTAGTCTCACTCTCTACTCCCTAGGCTTCTATAGCTAAGCCAGctgctttctttgttttccaGGAGGCCGGCCGGAGTGAGCAGTACACACTCACACTCACACAAACACAATAATATATGCTCACATCTCATCTTTAATTccatctctctcgctctcgctctaATATATGTTCCTTTGGCTCAACATTCTGAAGACATGACAAGAAATATGGCATAATTTAGAAGGGATATGGATCATGGCTGGGATATATGACAATGAAATAATATGCCAATTAAGTGTATGAATGAATTGATTTTGGGTGGCGACGGCTACAGACTACTACAGGCTACAGGGTCTTTCAGGGGCACTGTTAAAATTGGTACTGCCAACAGTGTGCAGCTTATTGCACTAGAGTAGGTCAGATGACACAATTACGGGCCGTCCATCCTTCTCTCTAGCTACCTCTGCAAGGACgaatgctagctagctacatcTCCTCTTCCTTGTTTTAGAGACAGAGGGGAAAACGACAAGGGGACAGGGACAGGGCGCCACTTAATTatgagaaagagagagggtgTAGTGTAGGGCATCAATCCAGATTCTTTTTCACAGTGGCCGAACGTGTAAAATGAGTTTTTTTCGTTAAATATTTTTGGTAATTGATTCAAACAGATAACAATGGCCTAGGTGCGGCGATTCCTTCTCAAAGGCGTTAAGTTGTTGTCTCTGAGTAC
This is a stretch of genomic DNA from Brachypodium distachyon strain Bd21 chromosome 1, Brachypodium_distachyon_v3.0, whole genome shotgun sequence. It encodes these proteins:
- the LOC100845846 gene encoding probable WRKY transcription factor 14 translates to MDAMPTEIKDKDAQGDLADVVARASNATAAPASTTHRRHQPLASAAAHHRSPADQYLAATDQQQQIMVSTGIDDAAAMFEAAASTVVVDPYLSAAAVYGLQPHQHQQLMAVQISHQQSAQYVCCGAGDLVMGADDGAMRISPPAAPQHNQMIKRKSDVRKVVCIPAPPATSSRGGAGGEVIPSDLWAWRKYGQKPIKGSPYPRGYYRCSSSKGCMARKQVERSRSDPNMLVITYTAEHNHPWPMHRNVLAGYARAPPHAVVAARNFTKQQQGKIIDDNFAAISPSSSSSNSYNNFHLEAELQANNTMAVAAEGDGIGVGEEGGGGGEVMYELAPCGSGGSGGQLLQADEVFAELEELEPADSSMMMISSAANVYSRGVSSSSSNYEWHKF